A window of Belonocnema kinseyi isolate 2016_QV_RU_SX_M_011 chromosome 9, B_treatae_v1, whole genome shotgun sequence contains these coding sequences:
- the LOC117179686 gene encoding uncharacterized protein LOC117179686, with protein METLENSDPTVKAISTYTEIINLVIWVFVILSISSLLETGLMDPMIKKEYQNIPLWKKIIPFENLKYSGINDTMHPKRFIENFEYLANQENLDEREKQYFFIQSLSKDAKNWLNLRGYGAYEEMKEAFLKFYWGPEAQNILRNFLENGRYCPSDGLSAKNYFFKYFNEATFLDNPPTEEEIIFYLLYHFDLKMSIRNELNSRQVKNVEEALNFLIRAEADSVLGRNFQRCLF; from the coding sequence atggaaactttggaaaattctGATCCCACAGTCAAAGCAATTTCAACTTACACAGAAATAATCAACTTGGTTATTTGGGTATTCGTTATTCTATCGATTTCGAGCCTTCTTGAGACGGGTTTAATGGATCCAATGATTAAAAAAGAATACCAAAATATTCCACTCTGGAAGAAAATCATtccctttgaaaatttaaagtactCTGGAATAAACGATACGATGCATCCGAAACGTTTCATCGAAAACTTTGAGTATCTTGCAAATCAAGAAAATCTAGATGAACGcgaaaaacaatacttttttattcaatcACTATCAAAGGATGCTAAGAACTGGTTAAATCTTCGTGGTTACGGAGCTTATGAGGAGATGAAGGaagcatttcttaaattttactgGGGTCCCGAAGCTCagaatattttacggaattttttggaaaacggaAGGTACTGCCCCAGTGATGGATTATctgcaaaaaattactttttcaagtaCTTCAATGAAGCAACATTCCTGGACAATCCTCCTACTgaggaagaaataattttctatctatTATAccattttgacttaaaaatgtcGATAAGGAATGAATTGAATAGTCGACAAGTGAAAAACGTCGAagaagctttgaattttttgataagGGCAGAAGCAGACTCTGTGCTGGgcagaaattttcaaagatgCCTATTCTAG